The following are encoded together in the Diabrotica undecimpunctata isolate CICGRU chromosome 7, icDiaUnde3, whole genome shotgun sequence genome:
- the LOC140444901 gene encoding uncharacterized protein, translated as MIKLAVLFCGLLCAAYCVLSVSGFNDPKILAEFSICTTLHKLEIADLLKNLEKGDGDENMKEYNMCLYRAVNAVDSNNKVNKEVITPYLKIFYPDHVQQILDKCIKDVLSNTEEAYQMSACMSKIVKS; from the exons ATGATTAAATTGGCTGTTTTGTTTTGTGGATTACTTTGTGCTGCATATTGTGTG cTATCAGTTTCAGGATTTAATGATCCAAAGATACTAGCAGAATTTTCAATCTGTACAACTTTACATAAATTGGAGATAGCTGACCTtctaaaaaatttagaaaaaggaGATGGAGACGAAAACATGAAGGAATATAACATGTGTCTATACAGAGCTGTAAATGCTGTAGATAgcaataataaagtcaacaaagAAGTGATTACGCCGTATCTGAAAATATTTTATCCTGATCACGTTCAACAAATCTTAGATAAATGTATTAAAGATGTACTTAGTAATACTGAAGAAGCGTATCAAATGAGTGCTTGTATGAGCAAAATTGTTAAGAGTTAA
- the LOC140446162 gene encoding uncharacterized protein, whose translation MLKYAICLFALSYLVNSKVAVTRFTQEGVVEKINDCAKKLGTTSLSLENLIRAIEQNQDVEVMKKFNLCSLKAVGTLNDNNQVDYVQGSKNMRMFFPENAEEIIQKCFKKLEDPIEDAYKMSVCMLSLAKEH comes from the exons ATGTTGAAATACGCAATTTGTCTGTTTGCTCTTAGTTACTTGGTAAACAGTAAG gttgctGTTACGAGATTTACGCAGGAAGGAGTTGTAGAAAAAATAAATGACTGTGCGAAGAAATTAGGCACTACATCTCTATCCCTGGAGAATCTCATTAGAGCTATAGAACAAAACCAGGACGTAGAAGTTATGAAAAAGTTTAATCTATGCTCATTAAAAGCTGTTGGTACTTTAAACGACAACAACCAAGTTGACTATGTGCAAGGCTCCAAAAACATGAGGATGTTCTTTCCCGAAAATGCTGAAGAAATTATTCAGAAGTGTTTCAAGAAACTAGAAGATCCTATAGAGGATGCTTATAAAATGAGTGTATGCATGCTTAGTCTTGCAAAAGAACATTAA